The following DNA comes from Palaemon carinicauda isolate YSFRI2023 chromosome 22, ASM3689809v2, whole genome shotgun sequence.
AGCAAGGTATTTCTGGATATCCGTTGTTGGGTGAAAGATTTgaagaaatatttaatgaaatatgtAGACCTCGTTGATTTTGGGAAACATTAGGaacagttacaataataataatgattcgattatcattattatcattattatttgaaagaGGTAAGATTTATCACAGATTATTTCTGAAATACCATATCAGTTGataaatgatagatttttattataCATCAGCCAGCATTCTATAGGTTTTCAACAAAGCAGAATTTTTTACCGAAGAAATTAGAATGATGAAGAGAAAAGATTTATTACAGATTATTTCTGAAATACCATAGCAGTTGATAAATAACAATTTTTTATCATACACCAACCAGCATTCAATAGGTTTTCAACAAAGCAGAAATTTTTACCGAAGAAATTAGAATGATGAAGAGAAAAAATTTGTTACAGATTATTTCTGAAATACCATATCagttgataaatgataaatttttatcATACACCAACCAGCATTCTATAGGTTTTCAGCAAAGCAGAAATTTTTACCGAAGAAATTAGAATGATGAAGAGAAAAGATTTATTACAGATTATTTCTGAAATACCATATCAGTTGATAAATAATACATTTTTATCATACACCAACCAGCATTCTATAGGTTTTCAGCAAAGCAGAAATTTTTACCGAAGAAATTAGAATGATGAAGAGAAAAGATTTATTACAGATTATTTCTGAAATACCATATCAGTTGATAAATAATACATTTTTATCATACACCAACCAGCATTCTATAGGTTTTCACCAAAGCAGAAATTTTTACCGAAGAAATTAGAATGATGAAGAGAAAAGATTTATTACAGATTATTTCTGAAATACCATATCAgttgataaataataaatttttatcataCACCAACCAGCATTCTATAGGTTTTCAGCAAAGCAGAAATTTTTACCGAAGAAATTAGAATGATGAAGAGAAAAGATTTATTACAGATTATTTCTGAAATACCATATCAgttgataaatattaattttttatcatacaCCAACCAGCATTCTATAGGTTTTCAGCAAATTTTTACCGAAGAAATTAGAATGATGAAGAGAAAAGATTTATTACAGATTATTTCTGAAATACCATATCAgttgataaataataattttttatcatacACCAACCAGCATTCTATAGGTTTTCAGCAAAGCAGAAATTTTTACCGAAGAAATTAGAATGATGAAGAGAAAAGATTTATTACAGATTATTTCTGAAATACCATATCAGTTGATAAATAATACATTTTTATCATACACCAACCAGCATTCTATAGGTTTTCAGCAAAGCAGAAATTTTTACCGAAGAAATTAGAATGATGAAGAGAAAAGATTTATTACAGATTATTTCTGAAATACCATATCAgttgataaatattaattttttatcatacaCCAACCAGCATTCTATAGGTTTTCAGCAAATTTTTACCGAAGAAATTAGAATGATGAAGAGAAAAGATTTATTACAGATTATTTCTGAAATACCATATCAgttgataaataataattttttatcatacACCAACCAGCATTCTATAGGTTTTCAGCAAAGCAGAAATTTTTACCGAAGAAATTAGAATGATGAGGATTCAAGTTTTGAGCTAACGGAACCATTTCTAAACCTCTATATTGAAATGTAattcattgtatattattttttatggCGAGTAAGACGAGCGTTGCAGTGATATAGATGGTGTTTTGGAACTCTCATTTTCCAATAAGAATACTTTTTATTCCCTCAACAGAAAGTATTTCTGATATCAAGCGAATGATGACAAAAATATTCCCGATATTATGCAAATGATACCAAATATATTCCTGATATTATACGAATGATACcaaaactatccaaaataataaacaactgATACCAAGTAATATATTCCTGATATTATGTGAATGATACCAAAAATATTCCCGGTATTATGCGAATGATACCAAATATATTCCTGATATTATGTAAATGATAGCAAAAATATCCCCGATATTATACAAAGGATACCaaaaatattccaaatattatGAGATACCAAAAATATTCCTATTATTATGCGAATAATAACAAAATCATTCCAGATATTATGCGAATGATACCATAAATGTTCCTGATATTATGCAAATGATACCAAATATATTCCTGATACCATGCAAATGATACCAAAAACATTCCCGATATTATGCAAAGGATACCAAATATATTCCAAATATTATGCGAGTGATACCAAAAATATTCCTAATATTATgcgaataataacaaaattattcccGATATTATGCGAATGATACCATAAATGTTCCTGATATTATGCAAATGATACCAAATATATTCCTGATATTATGCgaatgatatagaaaatatttccgATATTATGCGATTGATACCAAAAATATTCTCAATATTATGCGATTGATACCATAAATGTTCCTGATATTATGTGAATGATACCAAAAATATTCACGATATTATGCGAATGATACCATAAATGTTCCCGATATTATGCGAATGATACCATAAATGTTACTTATATTATGCGAATGATACCAAAAATATTCACGATATGCGAATGATACAATAAATGTTCCTGATATGATGCGAATGATACCAAAAATATTCCCGATATTATGTGAATGATACCATAAATGTTCCTGATATGATGCGAATGATAACATAAATATTCCCAATATGCGAATGATACCAAAAATGTTCCCGATATTACACGAATGATGCCAAAAATATTTCCGATATGCGAATGATATCATAAATGTTCATGATATTATACCAATGATACCATAAATGTTCCCGATATTATGGGAATGATACCATAAATGTTACTTATATTATGCGAATGATACCAAAAATATTCCCGATATGCGAATGATACAATGAATGTTCCTGATATtatgcaaattatataaaaaatattccgaTATTATGTGAATGATACCATAAATGTTCCCGATATTATGCGAATGATTCCATAAATGTTACTTATATTATGAGAATGATACCTAAAATATTCCCGATATGCGAATGATACCATAAATGTTCCTGATATGATGCGAATGATATCAAAAATATTCCTGATATCATGCGAATGATATCACTAAtatcaacaataacattaaaactccacaatatataataatagtaataatttccccAGGACAGAAAGTATAACACTATTTACACTCCAGCGTTCATTTCCATGATAAAAGTGAGAATCAGCGTCAAATCTATTAGTTTCATTTCCATGATAAGAGCGAGAATCAGCGTCGAATCTATTAGTTTCATTTCCATGATAACAGCGAGAATCAGCGTCGAATCTATCAGTTTCATTTCCATGATAACAGCGAGAATCAGCGTCGAATCTATTAGTTTCATTTCCATGATAAGAGCGAGAATCAGCGTCGAATCTATCAGTTTCATTTCCATGATAAGAGCGAGAATCAGCGTCGAATCTATTAGTTTCATTTCCATGATAAGAGCGAGAATCAGCGTCGACTCTATTAGTTTCATTTCCACGATAAGAGCGAGAATCAGCGTCGAATCTATTAGTTTCATTTCCATGATTACAGCGAGAATCAGCGTCGACTCTATTAGTTTCATTTCCACGATAAGAGCGAGAATCAGCGTCGAATCTATTAGTTTCATTTCCATGATAGCAGCGAGAATCAGCGTCGACTCTATTAGTTTCATTTCCACGATAAGAGCGAGAATCAGCGTCGAATCTATTAGTTTCATTTCCACGGTAACAGCGAGAATCAGCGTCGAATCTATTAGTTTCATTTCCACGATAAGAGCGGGAATCAGCGTCGAATCTATTAGTTTCATTTCCACGGTAAGAGCGAGAATCAGCGTCGAATCTATCAGTTTCATTTCCACGATAACAGCGAGAATCAGCGTCGACTCTATTAGTTTCATTTCCACAGTAAGAGCGAGAATCAGCGTCGAATCTATCAGTTTCATTTCCATGATAACAGCGAGAATCAGCGTCGACTCTATTAGTTTCATTTCCACGATAAGAGCGAGAATCAGCGTCGAATCTATTAGTTTCATTTCCATGATAACAGCGAGAATCAGCGTCGACTCTATTAGTTTCATTTCCACGATAACAGCGAGAATCAGCGTCGAATCTATCAGTTTCATTTCCACGATAACAACGAGAATCAGCGTCGACTCTATCAGTTTTATTTCCACGATAAGAGCGAGAATCAGCGTCGAATCTATCAGTTTCATTTCCACGATAACAGCGAGAATCAGCGTCGACTCTATTAGTTTCATTTCCATGATAACAGCGAGAATCAGCGTCGAATCTATCAGTTTCATTTCCACGATAACAGCGAGAATCAGCGTCGAATCTATTAGTTTCATTTCCACGATAAGAGCGGGAATCAGCGTCGAATCTATCAGTTTCAATTCCACGATAACAACGAGAAACAGCGTCGACTCTATTAGTTTCATTTCCACGATAAGAGCGAGAATCAGCGTCGAATCTATCAGTTTCATTTCCACGATAACAGCGAGAATCAGCGTCGACTCTATTAGTTTCATTTCCACGATAAGAGCGAGAATCAGCGTCGAATCTATCAGTTTCATTTCCACGATAACAGCGAGAATCAGCGTCGACTCTATTAGTTTCATTTCCACGATAAGAGCGAGAATCAGCGTCGAATCTATCAGTTTCATTTCCACGATAACAGCGAGAATCAGCGTCGACTCTATTAGTTTCATTTCCACGATAAGAGCGAGAATCAGCGTCGAATCTATCAGTTTCATTTCCACGATAACAGCGAGAATCAGCGTCGACTCTATTAGTTTCATTTCCACGATAAGAGCGAGAATCAGCGTCGAATCTATCAGTTTCATTTCCACGATAACAGCGAGAATCAGCGTCGACTCTATTAGTTTCATTTCCACGATAAGAGCGAGAATCAGCGTCGAATCTATCAGTTTCATTTCCACGATAACAGCGAGAATCAGCGTCGACTCTATTAGTTTCATTTCCACGATAAGAGCGAGAATCAGCGTCGAATCTATCAGTTTCATTTCCACGATAACAGCGAGAATCAGCGTCGACTCTATTAGTTTCATTTCCACGATAAGAGCGAGAATCAGCGTCGAATCTATCAGTTTCATTTCCACGATAACAGCGAGAATCAGCGTCGACTCTATTAGTTTCATTTCCACGATAAGAGCGAGAATCAGCGTCGAATCTATCAGTTTCATTTCCACGATAACAGCGAGAATCAGCGTCGACTCTATTAGTTTCATTTCCACGATAAGAGCGAGAATCAGCGTCGAATCTATCAGTTTCATTTCCACGATAACAGCGAGAATCAGCGTCGACTCTATTAGTTTCATTTCCACGATAAGAGCGAGAATCAGCGTCGAATCTATCAGTTTCATTTCCACGATAACAGCGAGAATCAGCGTCGACTCTATTAGTTTCATTTCCACGATAAGAGCGAGAATCAGCGTCGAATCTATCAGTTTCATATCCACGATAACAGCGAGAATCAGCGTCGACTCTATTAGTTTCATTTCCACGATAAGAGCGAGAATCAGCGTCGAATCTATCAGTTTCATTTCCACGATAACAGCGAGAATCAGCGTCGACTCTATTAGTTTCATTTCCACGATAAGAGCGAGAATCAGCGTCGAATCTATCAGTTTCATTTCCACGATAACAGCGAGAATCAGCGTCGACTCTATTAGTTTCATTTCCACGATAAGAGCGAGAATCAGCGTCGAATCTATTAGTTTCATTTCCACGATAAGAGCGAGAATCAGCGTCGAATCTATTAGTTTCATTTCCACGATAACAGCGAGAATCAGCGTCGACTCTATTAGTTTCATTTCCACGATAAGAGCGAGAATCAGCGTCGAATCTATCAGTTTCATTTCCACGATAAGAGCGAGAATCAGCGTCGAATCTATTAGTATCTGCGAGTGAAACATTCGAAAACTGCCCGTAATTAAAAGTAGGGAAATGTATTACTGCTAAATTCGAATGAAGGGGAGCCGTAATTTCACGCATTATGTATTTAACATTGCTAAACGAATACCATAATTCCTCGTCGATCATTGACGGGGGAAAAAAAAGCTATGGTGATTTTGTCATAATCATTTGTGAGATGGGGTTTTTTTATACTGATTTATGAAGGCATTAATGAATGCG
Coding sequences within:
- the LOC137616055 gene encoding homeobox-like protein HDP1, whose translation is MMCQSSDIAAQHPHMPPLTHALTNDLYSHFLSTNGCSYATTTPNYQWPENMPLSRIRQSLSKPADICLVAANGSVILTHGFKTLILSFRSAKYQWKFLVPEVTLLVLGADFLYLSSPPSWLMLLTDAFNTISRQWGSKCSLNLDTYAYLLISYPEVFRPELRQMPTVPAEHDTNRFDADSRSYRGNETDRFDADSRSYRGNETNRVDADSRCYRGNETNRFDADSRSYRGNETNRFDADSRSYRGNETNRVDADSRCYRGNETDRFDADSRSYRGNETNRVDADSRCYRGNETDRFDADSRSYRGNETNRVDADSRCYRGYETDRFDADSRSYRGNETNRVDADSRCYRGNETDRFDADSRSYRGNETNRVDADSRCYRGNETDRFDADSRSYRGNETNRVDADSRCYRGNETDRFDADSRSYRGNETNRVDADSRCYRGNETDRFDADSRSYRGNETNRVDADSRCYRGNETDRFDADSRSYRGNETNRVDADSRCYRGNETDRFDADSRSYRGNETNRVDADSRCYRGNETDRFDADSRSYRGNETNRVDADSRCYRGNETDRFDADSRSYRGNETNRVDADSRCYRGNETDRFDADSRSYRGNETNRVDADSRCYRGNETDRFDADSRSYRGNETNRVDADSRCYRGNETDRFDADSRSYRGNETNRVDAVSRCYRGIETDRFDADSRSYRGNETNRFDADSRCYRGNETDRFDADSRCYHGNETNRVDADSRCYRGNETDRFDADSRSYRGNKTDRVDADSRCYRGNETDRFDADSRCYRGNETNRVDADSRCYHGNETNRFDADSRSYRGNETNRVDADSRCYHGNETDRFDADSRSYCGNETNRVDADSRCYRGNETDRFDADSRSYRGNETNRFDADSRSYRGNETNRFDADSRCYRGNETNRFDADSRSYRGNETNRVDADSRCYHGNETNRFDADSRSYRGNETNRVDADSRCNHGNETNRFDADSRSYRGNETNRVDADSRSYHGNETNRFDADSRSYHGNETDRFDADSRSYHGNETNRFDADSRCYHGNETDRFDADSRCYHGNETNRFDADSRSYHGNETNRFDADSHFYHGNERWSRLSIIERRPSSSPRATISQQGLSLAPSNLDPPPRRPLGSTPGRGSHTIRALVGTRTRDL